The DNA segment GGAGATAGTGCCGAAATCGGGAATGATGATCTGAAAGCCCGGTGTTTCACCGTTGAAGAAGATCGCGCGCGCCCGTTCATCCGTACCTGCATCGCGGAACACGCCCGCGCCGGAAATGGCCGCCGATTTGACCCCCGCGCCCCCCAGCAATTCGCGCCACCCCCCCGCTGATGACAACGAGGTCACATCGACCGTTTCCGCGTTGA comes from the Roseinatronobacter monicus genome and includes:
- a CDS encoding phage major tail protein, TP901-1 family, which encodes MGAQNGKDLLVKVDMTGDGQFETVAGLRATRISFNAETVDVTSLSSAGGWRELLGGAGVKSAAISGAGVFRDAGTDERARAIFFNGETPGFQIIIPDFGTISGPFMITGLDYSGSHNGEATFELSLASAGQLTFVAD